The following coding sequences lie in one Apium graveolens cultivar Ventura chromosome 3, ASM990537v1, whole genome shotgun sequence genomic window:
- the LOC141712550 gene encoding exopolygalacturonase — protein MKFYFFTFSNLILLVLLLCYITRSSSSAKIQLPRSTITLSVRDYGAIGDGVHYDTHSIQSAINDCHSNGGGHVIFPPGSYLTATIYLKSDVVLEIKKNATILGGIKQKDYPKENEKWYVVVAEDAENVGITGGGEINGQGLKFVTRFDERKNVMVSWNTSGDCLGDECRPRLVGFLRSRNVRVWDVNLVQPAYWCLHFVQCDNTSIHDVSIYGDFNTPNNDGIDIDDSNNTVITRCNINTGDDAICPKTYNGPLYNLTATDCWIRTKSSAIKFGSASWFDFKGLVFNNITIVDSHRGLGLQIRDGGNVSDVTFSNINITTRYYDPSWWGRAEPIYVTTCPRDETSKSGSISNILFVNITATSENGVFLSGCKGGILSNLKFVNVNLTYRRWTNYMDGLIDYRPGCQGLVNHSSAGFLMEHIDGLEANNVNMRWSKDRLGRWNTPLDFKPSTVNNISLINFHSGLSKQ, from the exons atgaaattttatttcttcacattttcaaatttaattCTACTAGTATTATTACTATGTTACATAACTCGATCCTCCAGCTCAGCAAAAATTCAACTCCCTCGGTCAACTATAACACTTTCCGTTAGAGACTACGGCGCAATAGGCGACGGCGTCCACTACGACACTCATTCCATCCAATCAGCAATTAACGACTGTCACTCTAACGGCGGCGGCCACGTCATCTTCCCGCCAGGCAGTTACTTAACTGCGACTATATATCTAAAATCCGACGTGGTGTTGGAGATAAAAAAGAATGCAACGATCCTGGGAGGAATAAAACAGAAGGATTATCCGAAGGAGAATGAGAAGTGGTACGTGGTGGTGGCGGAGGATGCGGAGAATGTGGGGATCACTGGCGGTGGGGAGATTAATGGACAGGGATTGAAGTTTGTTACGAGATTTGATGAGAGGAAGAATGTGATGGTTAGTTGGAATACAAGTGGTGATTGTTTGGGTGATGAGTGTAGGCCCAGGCTTGTTGGTTTTTTACGTAGTAGGAATGTTAGGGTGTGGGATGTTAACTTGGTTCAGCCTGCTTATTGGTG CTTGCACTTTGTACAGTGTGATAATACATCTATACATGATGTCTCAATATATGGAGATTTCAACACACCTAACAATGATGGCATAGATATAGATGATTCAAATAATACAGTCATTACTAGATGCAACATCAACACTGGAGATGATGCTATCTGTCCTAAAACATATAACGGTCCTCTTTATAACCTTACGGCCACCGATTGCTGGATTCGAACAAAATCTTCAGCTATCAAATTTGGGAGTGCTAGCTGGTTTGATTTCAAGGGTCTGGTTTTCAATAATATAACCATAGTGGATTCTCACAGAGGACTTGGGCTACAGATTCGAGACGGAG GAAATGTAAGTGATGTGACTTTCTCAAATATAAACATCACTACAAGATACTATGATCCATCGTGGTGGGGAAGAGCAGAGCCTATATATGTGACAACCTGCCCCAGAGATGAAACTTCGAAATCTGGCTCAATATCCAATATACTATTTGTCAACATTACCGCAACTTCAGAAAACGGCGTCTTCCTATCCGGATGCAAGGGTGGAATTCTGAGCAACTTAAAATTCGTAAATGTGAATCTCACCTACAGAAGATGGACAAATTATATGGATGGTTTAATAGATTACAGGCCAGGATGTCAAGGACTAGTTAATCATAGTTCAGCTGGGTTTTTAATGGAGCATATCGACGGATTGGAAGCGAATAATGTAAATATGAGATGGTCTAAAGATCGCTTGGGAAGATGGAACACTCCTTTGGATTTCAAGCCTTCGACTGTAAACAACATCTCTTTAATTAATTTCCACTCTGGTTTATCCAAACAGTGA